The Panicum virgatum strain AP13 chromosome 5K, P.virgatum_v5, whole genome shotgun sequence genome has a window encoding:
- the LOC120708255 gene encoding protein STICHEL-like isoform X1, which yields MATMVEGCVGPSELHLKKELIALRKARFLRDPETCSSWRSPLSSKSFLTTSGVTHHNGIGSSLSQQQTEPAAVPPKSEKKRKNVYLYNWRHHSNKSSESGIKLDVDDKQASADCSLESPCISNGVDSRSDTCLEVPVSIYSVQGSNSCTPVKRTVRRVRRSSFSKKGAMRNSTVSKLLDLHVNSVEQSEDTENYNSENHEQLQKAGYFSQSTSPLFAASGCFSSSNPSKLLRVPRREGSSFSCTPVSTSSYYRYKGRNPSTVGSWDGTTAASLDDDGLNQPELLTSRCGIPCYWSKRSRQKGSERSCSPSLSDTLRRKGSSLLCGSQTMHRRKKSSGSNKYGYLNKSSQGVPLLGDSSHFAYSSFDSASEVSTIFGELDLEALSRLDGRRWSSCKSQDGIALSVGGADHVVPDHRSLSQKYRPRSFVEIVGQNFVVQSLGNAITRERIAPAYLFHGPRGTGKTSAARIFSSALSCTATGEAKPCGICTECSDFFTGNGINLIEVDATNRKGINRVRHLIENIPASATSSRYKVFVVDECHMVSSKVWSAFMKFLDEPLPRVVFIFITIDPENLPRSVISRCQKYMFAKIKDIDIVCRLRKIAMKENLDVELAALDLIALNSDGSLRDAETMLDQLCLLGKKITPSLVNDLVGVVSEEKLLDLLEIAMSSDTAETVKRSRELMDSGVDPMALMSQLAGLIMDIIAGTYRLADPTCGGDGIGGRNITDAELERLQQALRILSDAEKQIRLSSERSTWFTAALLQLGSGHNSEIIQSRSSSKQSVKATSETMMESVRESSASRTTSHPLFTFRDSKKALDLKTTSGHSSPQGPSLSSRMKHNDNIIYGECRSVDRALLDSAQTSIPSEQRPTNSGISDNLTRIWMKCIENCHSKTLRQLLYDNGKLASVKECEGTIVAFIAFEDNDIKFRAQRFVSSIRNSMETVLKCNVEVRICLMQEFLNGGLQHQAYPDETGESDVLSCSTNSERLKGVLNPSGAAGGLQSNNVPMIISDGNSGVHRTRSQEVSFEQLKTAALDEQRLDSAWLQAAVKHTPGLLNQAKPERNQVLPQTGGQHHGRSSMATVVPSRHVDKDLTCELKALKINDSHGPQKCQNVQTENGYAISPSLLHRNNHLANCDNESVVSESGAPGCHGLFPCWKTEKTKRRKQGKGQTRLRPS from the exons ATGGCAACTATGGTTGAAGGGTGTGTTGGTCCAAGTGAGCTTCACCTGAAGAAGGAACTTATTGCCTTGAGAAAGGCACGTTTCTTGCGTGATCCTGAAACATGCTCATCCTGGAGGTCACCATTAAGTTCTAAATCATTCTTAACAACATCTGGTGTTACACATCACAATGGGATTGGCAGTAGTCTGTCGCAACAGCAGACAGAGCCAGCTGCTGTACCTCCCAAaagtgaaaagaaaaggaaaaatgttTATCTGTACAATTGGAGGCATCATTCTAACAAATCCAGCGAAAGCGGGATCAAGTTGGATGTGGATGATAAGCAAGCCTCAGCCGATTGTAGCCTGGAAAGCCCATGCATTTCTAATGGTGTGGATTCTAGGAGTGACACATGTCTGGAAGTTCCTGTCAGCATATACAGCGTTCAAGGCTCGAATTCGTGCACTCCTGTTAAAAGAACTGTTAGAAGGGTGAGGAGGAGTTCATTTTCAAAGAAAGGAGCTATGAGAAATTCAACCGTTTCAAAGTTGCTAGATCTCCATGTGAACTCAGTTGAGCAGTCTGAGGATACCGAGAACTACAACTCTGAGAATCACGAGCAGCTTCAGAAGGCAGGCTATTTTTCTCAATCGACATCACCTCTTTTTGCTGCATCAGGATGTTTTAGCTCATCGAATCCCTCAAAGCTGCTGAGAGTTCCAAGAAGAGAAGGCTCTTCCTTCTCTTGCACTCCGGTCTCGACTAGCTCCTATTACAGGTACAAAGGGAGGAATCCTAGTACTGTAGGTTCATGGGATGGAACAACTGCTGCATCACTTGATGACGATGGGCTGAACCAACCAGAACTGTTGACAAGTAGGTGTGGCATTCCATGCTATTGGTCAAAGAGGAGTAGACAAAAGGGATCTGAAAGGAGCTGTTCTCCTTCACTTTCTGATACACTTAGAAGAAAAGGAAGCAGCCTTTTATGTGGTAGTCAGACAATGCACCGAAGGAAGAAATCATCAGGCTCCAATAAATATGGATATCTTAACAAATCTTCGCAAGGTGTGCCGCTGTTGGGTGATAGTAGTCATTTTGCTTATTCATCATTTGATTCAGCAAGTGAAGTTTCAACCATCTTTGGAGAATTAGATCTGGAAGCTTTGAGCCGTTTGGATGGCAGAAGGTGGTCAAGCTGTAAAAGCCAGGATGGAATTGCACTGTCTGTGGGTGGAGCTGATCATGTAGTTCCAGACCACAGAAGCTTAAGCCAGAAATATCGACCAAGGTCATTTGTCGAAATTGTTGGTCAAAATTTTGTTGTACAATCACTTGGTAACGCCATCACAAGGGAAAGAATAGCCCCAGCATATCTGTTCCATGGACCTCGTGGGACTGGAAAAACATCTGCTGCAAGAATATTTTCATCAGCTTTAAGTTGTACTGCTACCGGAGAGGCCAAGCCCTGCGGAATTTGTACAGAGTGCAGTGACTTTTTCACTGGAAATGGAATTAATCTAATTGAGGTTGATGCTACCAACAGAAAAGGCATAAACAGAGTCAGGCATTTGATTGAAAATATACCAGCATCTGCAACTTCTTCACGGTACAAAGTATTTGTTGTTGATGAATGCCATATGGTATCTTCTAAAGTCTGGTCAGCATTTATGAAATTTCTTGATGAACCGTTGCCTCGTGTTGTCTTCATATTTATAACAATAGACCCCGAGAACCTCCCTCGTTCTGTCATATCACGTTGTCAAAAGTACATGTTCGCCAAGATCAAAGACATTGACATAGTATGCCGATTGAGGAAAATTGCTATGAAGGAAAACCTTGATGTTGAATTGGCCGCACTAGATTTGATAGCGCTAAATTCAGATGGATCGTTGAGAGATGCAGAGACAATGTTAGATCAATTGTGTTTACTAGGGAAGAAGATAACACCATCACTTGTAAATGATCTG gtTGGGGTTGTGTCCGAAGAGAAACTCCTTGACCTATTGGAGATAGCCATGTCATCAGACACTGCTGAAACAGTCAAAAGGTCAAGAGAGCTGATGGATTCTGGTGTTGATCCAATGGCATTAATGTCACAATTAGCTGGGCTCATAATGGACATCATTGCTGGGACCTATAGATTAGCGGATCCTACTTGTGGTGGAGATGGAATTGGTGGTCGAAATA TAACTGATGCTGAGTTGGAAAGATTACAACAAGCATTGAGGATTCTTTCTGATGCTGAAAAACAGATAAGACTTTCAAGCGAGCGTTCGACATGGTTCACTGCAGCTCTACTCCAGCTTGGCTCTGGTCATAATTCAGAAATAATCCAATCAAGAAGCAGCAGTAAGCAAAGTGTTAAAGCAACCAGTGAAACCATGATGGAATCAGTGAGAGAATCTTCTGCGAGCAGGACTACATCTCATCCTTTATTCACTTTCCGTGATTCAAAGAAAGCATTGGATCTGAAAACAACCAGTGGGCACTCCAGTCCTCAAGGCCCTTCATTGTCATCCAGGATGAAACACAACGATAACATTATTTATGGTGAATGTAGGTCTGTTGATAGAGCATTACTGGATTCTGCGCAGACAAGTATTCCTTCTGAACAAAGGCCTACAAATAGTGGAATCTCAGATAACCTTACCAGAATTTGGATGAAATGCATAGAGAACTGCCACTCCAAGACATTGCGGCAGCTTCTCTATGATAATGGGAAACTAGCATCTGTCAAAGAATGCGAAG GCACCATTGTTGCTTTTATAGCATTTGAGGACAACGACATAAAGTTTCGAGCCCAAAGGTTTGTCAGCAGCATCAGGAACTCAATGGAAACTGTACTGAAATGCAATGTGGAAGTAAGGATTTGTTTAATGCAAGAATTTCTCAACGGTGGACTACAGCATCAGGCATATCCGGATGAAACAGGCGAGTCTGATGTCTTGAGTTGCTCAACAAACAGTGAGCGTCTGAAGGGAGTTCTGAACCCATCAGGTGCTGCTGGTGGACTGCAGTCAAACAATGTTCCCATGATCATCTCTGATGGAAATTCAGGAGTACATAGAACAAGATCGCAGGAGGTCTCTTTTGAACAGTTGAAGACAGCAGCTCTTGATGAGCAAAGGTTAGACAGTGCATGGCTCCAGGCTGCTGTAAAACACACACCTGGTTTGTTAAATCAAGCAAAACCAGAGAGAAATCAAGTTCTTCCACAAACCGGTGGTCAGCATCATGGGAGGTCCTCAATGGCCACCGTTGTTCCCTCTAGGCATGTTGACAAGGATCTGACTTGTGAACTGAAAGCCTTAAAGATCAATGACAGTCATGGTCCCCAGAAATGTCAAAATGTACAGACGGAGAATGGTTATGCTATTTCACCAAGCCTCTTGCACAGAAACAACCATTTGGCAAACTGTGACAATGAGAGTGT GGTTTCTGAGTCCGGAGCACCAGGTTGCCATGGGCTCTTCCCATGCTGGAAAActgaaaaaacaaaaagaagaaag CAGGGAAAAGGGCAGACACGGCTGAGGCCATCTTAA
- the LOC120708254 gene encoding uncharacterized protein LOC120708254, whose protein sequence is MDAHKAGEDKGAAGEVRRINVVYFLSRGGRTDHPHLFRVNHRSRAGVRLRDVKRWLSELRGKDMPDNFSWSYKRKYKAGYVWQDLKDDDLITPVSDNEYVLKGCDVRGTPPPSAQAPRRTSSLAEKKQEEEETPCSQDRSVEVVLTPDSEESSPKTPPAADQDSPGGCEPARRGAAPFKAEEPQGVREQRQHQQQEVVIKIEVSRSQELREQKQQQQQETEEGAAAEKAVVRAAASEGQQPQGQGQGAGGARSHALGYQQARRMRVARALHSMLTCGGADADDAALRPLVRRSRRSAAEAPGGGGGGDDDWPPTPTCPGMDGCGLRVSRKARSRRGGKDKPSKRDGRERDAHKPAALPRCSQCGKEFKPQELHAHMQSCRGFRERMRSSASASARPGADGRRASTAGHRSADRPSSASAVFLLAEP, encoded by the exons ATGGACGCGCACAAGGCGGGAGAAGATAAGGGAGCCGCCGGCGAGGTGAGGCGGATCAACGTGGTGTATTTCCTGAGCCGCGGCGGCAGGACGGACCACCCGCACCTCTTCCGCGTCAACCACCGCAGCCGCGCCGGCGTCCGCCTCCGCG ATGTCAAGAGGTGGCTCTCGGAGCTCCGCGGCAAGGACATGCCGGACAATTTCTCGTGGTCTTACAAAAG AAAGTACAAGGCCGGGTACGTGTGGCAGGACCTGAAGGACGACGACCTCATCACGCCCGTCTCCGACAACGAGTACGTGCTCAAGGGCTGCGACGTCCGGGGAACACCTCCTCCCAGCGCCCAAGCGCCAAGAAGGACTTCTTCGTTAG CCGAGAAgaaacaggaggaggaggaaacgcCGTGCAGTCAGGACCGCAGCGTGGAAGTTGTTCTGACGCCAGACTCCGAAGAGAGCTCCCCCAagacgccgccggcggccgaccAGGACTCGCCCGGAGGCTGCGAGCCGGCGCGCCGTGGTGCCGCGCCGTTCAAGGCCGAGGAGCCGCAGGGCGTTCGTGAGCAGAGGCAGCATCAGCAGCAGGAAGTGGTGATCAAGATCGAGGTGTCACGGTCGCAGGAGCTCCGCgagcagaagcagcagcaacagcaggagacggaggagggagcggcggccgagAAGGCGgtggtgcgggcggcggcgagtgaGGGGCAGCAGCCGCAGGGCCAGGGGCAGGGAGCGGGCGGCGCCAGGAGCCACGCGCTGGGGTATCAGCAGGCGCGGAGGATGCGCGTGGCGCGGGCGCTCCACAGCATGCTGACGTGCGGCGGggccgacgccgacgacgccgcGCTCCGGCCCCTGGTGCGCCGGtcgcgccgcagcgccgccgaggccccgggtggcggcggcggcggcgacgacgactggCCGCCCACGCCGACGTGCCCCGGCATGGACGGCTGCGGCCTCCG CGTGAGCCGGAAGGCGAGGTCGCGGCGGGGCGGGAAAGACAAGCCGAGCAAGCGCGACGGGCGCGAGCGCGACGCGCACAAGCCGGCCGCACTGCCGCGTTGCTC GCAGTGCGGGAAGGAGTTCAAGCCGCAGGAGCTGCACGCGCACATGCAGTCGTGCCGGGGGTTCAGGGAGCGGATGCGGAgcagcgccagcgccagcgctCGGCCCGGCGCGGACGGGAGGCGCGCCTCCACGGCGGGCCACCGCTCCGCGGACCGGCCGTCGTCCGCCTCCGCCGTGTTCCTGCTCGCGGAGCCCTGA
- the LOC120708255 gene encoding protein STICHEL-like isoform X2 → MATMVEGCVGPSELHLKKELIALRKARFLRDPETCSSWRSPLSSKSFLTTSGVTHHNGIGSSLSQQQTEPAAVPPKSEKKRKNVYLYNWRHHSNKSSESGIKLDVDDKQASADCSLESPCISNGVDSRSDTCLEVPVSIYSVQGSNSCTPVKRTVRRVRRSSFSKKGAMRNSTVSKLLDLHVNSVEQSEDTENYNSENHEQLQKAGYFSQSTSPLFAASGCFSSSNPSKLLRVPRREGSSFSCTPVSTSSYYRYKGRNPSTVGSWDGTTAASLDDDGLNQPELLTSRCGIPCYWSKRSRQKGSERSCSPSLSDTLRRKGSSLLCGSQTMHRRKKSSGSNKYGYLNKSSQGVPLLGDSSHFAYSSFDSASEVSTIFGELDLEALSRLDGRRWSSCKSQDGIALSVGGADHVVPDHRSLSQKYRPRSFVEIVGQNFVVQSLGNAITRERIAPAYLFHGPRGTGKTSAARIFSSALSCTATGEAKPCGICTECSDFFTGNGINLIEVDATNRKGINRVRHLIENIPASATSSRYKVFVVDECHMVSSKVWSAFMKFLDEPLPRVVFIFITIDPENLPRSVISRCQKYMFAKIKDIDIVCRLRKIAMKENLDVELAALDLIALNSDGSLRDAETMLDQLCLLGKKITPSLVNDLVGVVSEEKLLDLLEIAMSSDTAETVKRSRELMDSGVDPMALMSQLAGLIMDIIAGTYRLADPTCGGDGIGGRNITDAELERLQQALRILSDAEKQIRLSSERSTWFTAALLQLGSGHNSEIIQSRSSSKQSVKATSETMMESVRESSASRTTSHPLFTFRDSKKALDLKTTSGHSSPQGPSLSSRMKHNDNIIYGECRSVDRALLDSAQTSIPSEQRPTNSGISDNLTRIWMKCIENCHSKTLRQLLYDNGKLASVKECEGTIVAFIAFEDNDIKFRAQRFVSSIRNSMETVLKCNVEVRICLMQEFLNGGLQHQAYPDETGESDVLSCSTNSERLKGVLNPSGAAGGLQSNNVPMIISDGNSGVHRTRSQEVSFEQLKTAALDEQRLDSAWLQAAVKHTPGLLNQAKPERNQVLPQTGGQHHGRSSMATVVPSRHVDKDLTCELKALKINDSHGPQKCQNVQTENGYAISPSLLHRNNHLANCDNESVVSESGAPGCHGLFPCWKTEKTKRRKGKGQTRLRPS, encoded by the exons ATGGCAACTATGGTTGAAGGGTGTGTTGGTCCAAGTGAGCTTCACCTGAAGAAGGAACTTATTGCCTTGAGAAAGGCACGTTTCTTGCGTGATCCTGAAACATGCTCATCCTGGAGGTCACCATTAAGTTCTAAATCATTCTTAACAACATCTGGTGTTACACATCACAATGGGATTGGCAGTAGTCTGTCGCAACAGCAGACAGAGCCAGCTGCTGTACCTCCCAAaagtgaaaagaaaaggaaaaatgttTATCTGTACAATTGGAGGCATCATTCTAACAAATCCAGCGAAAGCGGGATCAAGTTGGATGTGGATGATAAGCAAGCCTCAGCCGATTGTAGCCTGGAAAGCCCATGCATTTCTAATGGTGTGGATTCTAGGAGTGACACATGTCTGGAAGTTCCTGTCAGCATATACAGCGTTCAAGGCTCGAATTCGTGCACTCCTGTTAAAAGAACTGTTAGAAGGGTGAGGAGGAGTTCATTTTCAAAGAAAGGAGCTATGAGAAATTCAACCGTTTCAAAGTTGCTAGATCTCCATGTGAACTCAGTTGAGCAGTCTGAGGATACCGAGAACTACAACTCTGAGAATCACGAGCAGCTTCAGAAGGCAGGCTATTTTTCTCAATCGACATCACCTCTTTTTGCTGCATCAGGATGTTTTAGCTCATCGAATCCCTCAAAGCTGCTGAGAGTTCCAAGAAGAGAAGGCTCTTCCTTCTCTTGCACTCCGGTCTCGACTAGCTCCTATTACAGGTACAAAGGGAGGAATCCTAGTACTGTAGGTTCATGGGATGGAACAACTGCTGCATCACTTGATGACGATGGGCTGAACCAACCAGAACTGTTGACAAGTAGGTGTGGCATTCCATGCTATTGGTCAAAGAGGAGTAGACAAAAGGGATCTGAAAGGAGCTGTTCTCCTTCACTTTCTGATACACTTAGAAGAAAAGGAAGCAGCCTTTTATGTGGTAGTCAGACAATGCACCGAAGGAAGAAATCATCAGGCTCCAATAAATATGGATATCTTAACAAATCTTCGCAAGGTGTGCCGCTGTTGGGTGATAGTAGTCATTTTGCTTATTCATCATTTGATTCAGCAAGTGAAGTTTCAACCATCTTTGGAGAATTAGATCTGGAAGCTTTGAGCCGTTTGGATGGCAGAAGGTGGTCAAGCTGTAAAAGCCAGGATGGAATTGCACTGTCTGTGGGTGGAGCTGATCATGTAGTTCCAGACCACAGAAGCTTAAGCCAGAAATATCGACCAAGGTCATTTGTCGAAATTGTTGGTCAAAATTTTGTTGTACAATCACTTGGTAACGCCATCACAAGGGAAAGAATAGCCCCAGCATATCTGTTCCATGGACCTCGTGGGACTGGAAAAACATCTGCTGCAAGAATATTTTCATCAGCTTTAAGTTGTACTGCTACCGGAGAGGCCAAGCCCTGCGGAATTTGTACAGAGTGCAGTGACTTTTTCACTGGAAATGGAATTAATCTAATTGAGGTTGATGCTACCAACAGAAAAGGCATAAACAGAGTCAGGCATTTGATTGAAAATATACCAGCATCTGCAACTTCTTCACGGTACAAAGTATTTGTTGTTGATGAATGCCATATGGTATCTTCTAAAGTCTGGTCAGCATTTATGAAATTTCTTGATGAACCGTTGCCTCGTGTTGTCTTCATATTTATAACAATAGACCCCGAGAACCTCCCTCGTTCTGTCATATCACGTTGTCAAAAGTACATGTTCGCCAAGATCAAAGACATTGACATAGTATGCCGATTGAGGAAAATTGCTATGAAGGAAAACCTTGATGTTGAATTGGCCGCACTAGATTTGATAGCGCTAAATTCAGATGGATCGTTGAGAGATGCAGAGACAATGTTAGATCAATTGTGTTTACTAGGGAAGAAGATAACACCATCACTTGTAAATGATCTG gtTGGGGTTGTGTCCGAAGAGAAACTCCTTGACCTATTGGAGATAGCCATGTCATCAGACACTGCTGAAACAGTCAAAAGGTCAAGAGAGCTGATGGATTCTGGTGTTGATCCAATGGCATTAATGTCACAATTAGCTGGGCTCATAATGGACATCATTGCTGGGACCTATAGATTAGCGGATCCTACTTGTGGTGGAGATGGAATTGGTGGTCGAAATA TAACTGATGCTGAGTTGGAAAGATTACAACAAGCATTGAGGATTCTTTCTGATGCTGAAAAACAGATAAGACTTTCAAGCGAGCGTTCGACATGGTTCACTGCAGCTCTACTCCAGCTTGGCTCTGGTCATAATTCAGAAATAATCCAATCAAGAAGCAGCAGTAAGCAAAGTGTTAAAGCAACCAGTGAAACCATGATGGAATCAGTGAGAGAATCTTCTGCGAGCAGGACTACATCTCATCCTTTATTCACTTTCCGTGATTCAAAGAAAGCATTGGATCTGAAAACAACCAGTGGGCACTCCAGTCCTCAAGGCCCTTCATTGTCATCCAGGATGAAACACAACGATAACATTATTTATGGTGAATGTAGGTCTGTTGATAGAGCATTACTGGATTCTGCGCAGACAAGTATTCCTTCTGAACAAAGGCCTACAAATAGTGGAATCTCAGATAACCTTACCAGAATTTGGATGAAATGCATAGAGAACTGCCACTCCAAGACATTGCGGCAGCTTCTCTATGATAATGGGAAACTAGCATCTGTCAAAGAATGCGAAG GCACCATTGTTGCTTTTATAGCATTTGAGGACAACGACATAAAGTTTCGAGCCCAAAGGTTTGTCAGCAGCATCAGGAACTCAATGGAAACTGTACTGAAATGCAATGTGGAAGTAAGGATTTGTTTAATGCAAGAATTTCTCAACGGTGGACTACAGCATCAGGCATATCCGGATGAAACAGGCGAGTCTGATGTCTTGAGTTGCTCAACAAACAGTGAGCGTCTGAAGGGAGTTCTGAACCCATCAGGTGCTGCTGGTGGACTGCAGTCAAACAATGTTCCCATGATCATCTCTGATGGAAATTCAGGAGTACATAGAACAAGATCGCAGGAGGTCTCTTTTGAACAGTTGAAGACAGCAGCTCTTGATGAGCAAAGGTTAGACAGTGCATGGCTCCAGGCTGCTGTAAAACACACACCTGGTTTGTTAAATCAAGCAAAACCAGAGAGAAATCAAGTTCTTCCACAAACCGGTGGTCAGCATCATGGGAGGTCCTCAATGGCCACCGTTGTTCCCTCTAGGCATGTTGACAAGGATCTGACTTGTGAACTGAAAGCCTTAAAGATCAATGACAGTCATGGTCCCCAGAAATGTCAAAATGTACAGACGGAGAATGGTTATGCTATTTCACCAAGCCTCTTGCACAGAAACAACCATTTGGCAAACTGTGACAATGAGAGTGT GGTTTCTGAGTCCGGAGCACCAGGTTGCCATGGGCTCTTCCCATGCTGGAAAActgaaaaaacaaaaagaagaaag GGAAAAGGGCAGACACGGCTGAGGCCATCTTAA